The Sinorhizobium alkalisoli genomic interval GCCGCGCCCGCCAGCGCGAACTCAAGGCGCTCGAGGCCGCCGGCATCCGCCGCCGTTCGGCCGAGGCGACGGGTGGAGAGAGCACATGACGAGCACGCCTGCGCCG includes:
- the ccmD gene encoding heme exporter protein CcmD; the encoded protein is MMSHAAYVLSSYAVAVATVVGLVLWVVGDGRARQRELKALEAAGIRRRSAEATGGEST